A section of the Deinococcus taeanensis genome encodes:
- a CDS encoding antibiotic biosynthesis monooxygenase family protein: MILEIALLQVRPTRTPEFEEAFAQARPLIARMHGHVRHELHRYVEDDHRYALLVWWATLEDHTVGFRGSPEYQEWRALLHHFYDPFPTVEHYRAVD, from the coding sequence ATGATCCTTGAAATCGCTCTCCTGCAGGTCCGCCCCACGCGCACCCCTGAATTCGAAGAGGCGTTCGCGCAGGCCAGGCCACTCATCGCGCGCATGCACGGACACGTCAGGCATGAACTGCACCGCTACGTAGAAGACGACCACCGCTACGCCCTGCTGGTCTGGTGGGCGACCCTGGAGGACCACACCGTGGGCTTCCGCGGCAGTCCGGAGTACCAGGAGTGGCGCGCCCTGCTGCACCACTTCTACGACCCGTTCCCGACCGTGGAGCACTACCGCGCGGTTGACTAG
- a CDS encoding helix-turn-helix transcriptional regulator has translation MTRVAPASLPSVRVSLGSEVLAAGVRAVLADAALLPPPEGNEADVLIVDDRWLNAPDDLAGAAVVSLGSRAWLALLPDVCPAGWAALPPDATPAELVAAVLGAAAGLSALPPAWLAAPDDDADAPLDGGEVSLTPRERDVLALLAEGLSNKRAARDLGVSESTVKFHVQALYSKLGVQSRAGAVARGFALGLVSV, from the coding sequence ATGACCCGCGTGGCACCCGCCTCCCTGCCCAGCGTGCGGGTGAGTCTGGGCTCCGAGGTGCTGGCGGCCGGGGTGCGCGCGGTGCTCGCGGACGCGGCCCTGCTGCCGCCGCCTGAAGGCAACGAGGCGGACGTGCTGATCGTGGATGACCGCTGGCTGAACGCCCCGGACGACCTGGCGGGCGCGGCCGTCGTGTCCCTGGGGTCGCGCGCGTGGCTGGCCCTGCTGCCGGACGTATGCCCGGCCGGGTGGGCCGCCCTGCCTCCGGACGCCACGCCGGCAGAACTGGTGGCCGCGGTGCTGGGCGCCGCGGCCGGCCTGAGTGCGCTGCCTCCCGCGTGGCTCGCCGCACCTGATGACGACGCGGACGCCCCCCTCGATGGTGGGGAGGTGAGCCTCACGCCGCGGGAACGGGACGTGCTGGCCCTGCTCGCGGAGGGGCTCAGCAACAAACGCGCCGCGCGGGACCTGGGGGTCAGCGAAAGCACCGTGAAGTTCCACGTGCAGGCCCTGTATTCCAAACTGGGTGTGCAGAGCCGCGCCGGGGCGGTCGCGCGCGGCTTCGCGCTGGGGCTGGTGAGCGTGTAG